A single region of the Populus nigra chromosome 2, ddPopNigr1.1, whole genome shotgun sequence genome encodes:
- the LOC133682267 gene encoding uncharacterized acetyltransferase At3g50280-like — protein sequence MNPTTVTHISECFITPKHIVDEAKQPYYLAPWELAMLSSHYIQKGLLFAKPPQTENQLGFKIMDFLEDLKQSLSLTLVHFYPLAGRLATSKSENPPSYVVFVNCNNSPGARFTYATVDLTASDVLSPTYVPLVVQSFFDHDRALNHDGHTKSLLTIQVTELIDGIFIGCSVNHSIVDGSSFWHFFNMWSEIFQGKGNDVSISRPPVLNRWFPDGHGPALSLPFTHHEQFLSPFEAPLLKERMFHFSSESIARLKAKANAEFNTNKISSFQSLSALVWRCITRARNLPRDQVTCCRLATNNRSRLNPPLSPDYFGCSIQALRAGVSTAGELLEQNLGWTAWQLHQAVVSHGDEKAREFLNLWLKSPFINHIGKLFDPHSVMMGSSPRFNKYGNEFGLGKALALRSGYALKFSGKASAYPGHEGGGSIELEICLSPDEMTAIESDKEFMDVVSPSPC from the coding sequence ATGAATCCCACTACTGTCACACACATCTCAGAGTGCTTTATCACGCCCAAACACATCGTAGACGAAGCAAAACAGCCTTATTATTTGGCACCATGGGAACTTGCTATGCTTTCTTCTCACTATATTCAAAAGGGACTTCTCTTTGCCAAACCACCACAAACAGAAAATCAACTGGGCTTCAAGATCATGGATTTCTTGGAAGATCTCAAGCAGTCACTCTCTCTCACTCTTGTTCATTTCTACCCGCTAGCCGGACGCCTTGCAACATCAAAGAGTGAGAACCCACCTTCCTACGTGGTCTTCGTGAACTGCAATAACAGCCCAGGAGCTAGATTTACCTATGCAACCGTTGACCTCACTGCATCAGATGTTCTTTCACCTACTTATGTGCCATTGGTTGTTCAGTCATTCTTCGACCATGATAGAGCCCTCAACCATGATGGTCACACCAAATCTTTGCTGACAATTCAAGTGACAGAGCTAATTGATGGCATCTTCATCGGATGTTCCGTTAATCACAGTATCGTTGATGGATCCTCTTTCTGGCATTTCTTTAATATGTGGTCTGAAATCTTTCAAGGGAAAGGAAATGATGTCTCCATCTCGCGCCCACCTGTTCTCAACCGCTGGTTTCCTGATGGTCATGGTCCAGCACTGAGTCTTCCTTTCACCCACCATGAGCAATTCTTAAGCCCGTTTGAAGCACCTTTACTCAAGGAAAGGATGTTTCACTTCTCATCAGAATCAATTGCAAGACTCAAAGCAAAAGCCAACGCAGAGTTCAACACCAACAAGATTTCATCTTTCCAGTCCCTGTCTGCTCTTGTTTGGAGATGCATAACACGCGCACGCAATCTACCTCGTGATCAAGTAACCTGTTGCAGATTGGCTACCAATAATCGGTCAAGATTGAATCCACCATTATCTCCTGACTACTTTGGATGCTCAATTCAGGCACTGAGAGCTGGGGTTTCCACAGCAGGTGAGCTGCTGGAGCAGAATCTAGGATGGACAGCATGGCAATTGCATCAAGCTGTGGTGAGTCACGGTGATGAAAAGGCAAGGGAATTTCTCAACTTGTGGTTAAAGTCTCCGTTTATTAACCATATAGGCAAGCTGTTTGATCCGCATAGTGTGATGATGGGGAGCTCGCCGAGATTCAACAAATACGGGAATGAATTTGGGTTGGGCAAGGCTTTGGCACTTCGTAGTGGATATGCACTTAAGTTCAGTGGGAAAGCATCAGCTTATCCTGGACATGAAGGTGGAGGAAGTATAGAGTTGGAGATTTGCCTCTCCCCTGATGAAATGACTGCTATTGAATCTGACAAGGAGTTCATGGATGTTGTCTCTCCATCTCCTTGTTAA